The following proteins are encoded in a genomic region of Canis lupus familiaris isolate Mischka breed German Shepherd chromosome 6, alternate assembly UU_Cfam_GSD_1.0, whole genome shotgun sequence:
- the LOC448801 gene encoding mastin precursor (The RefSeq protein has 1 frameshift compared to this genomic sequence): protein MLWLLVLTAPWLGGSVPISPDPGLRHEQVGIVGGCKVPARRYPWQVSLRFHGMGSGQWQHICGGSLIHPQWVLTAAHCVELEGLEAATLRVQVGQLRLYDHDQLCNVTEIIRHPNFNMSWYGWDSADIALLKLEAPLTLSEDVNLVSLPSPSLIVPPGMLCWVTGWGDIADHTPLPPPYHLQEVEVPIVGNRECNCHYQTILEQDDEVIKQDMLCAGSEGHDSCQMDSGGPLVCRWKCTWIQVGVVSWGYGCGYNLPGVYARVTSYVSWIHQHIPLSPGP from the exons ATGTTGTGGCTGCTGGTTCTGACCGCTCCCTGGCTGGGGGGCTCCGTGCCCATAAGCCCCG ACCCCGGCCTGCGACATGAGCAGGTGGGCATCGTGGGGGGCTGCAAGGTGCCAGCCAGGAGGTACCCGTGGCAGGTCAGCCTGAGGTTCCATGGCATGGGTAGCGGCCAGTGGCAGCACATCTGCGGAGGCTCCCTCATCCACCCCCAGTGGGTGCTGACCGCGGCCCACTGCGTGGAGCT GGAGGGCTTGGAGGCTGCTACCCTCAGGGTCCAAGTCGGGCAGCTGAGACTCTACGACCACGACCAGCTGTGCAACGTGACCGAGATCATCCGCCACCCCAACTTCAACATGAGCTGGTATGGCTGGGACAGCGCGGACATCGCCCTGCTGAAGCTGGAGGCCCCCCTGACGCTCTCC GAGGACGTCAACCTGGTGTCCCTCCCGTCTCCCTCCCTGATTGTCCCCCCGGGGATGCTATGCTGGGTGACCGGCTGGGGAGACATTGCAGACCACA CGCCACTGCCCCCACCCTACCACCTGCAGGAGGTGGAGGTCCCCATCGTGGGGAACAGGGAGTGTAATTGTCACTATCAGACCATTCTTGAGCAAGACGATGAGGTCATCAAGCAGGACATGCTGTGTGCCGGGAGCGAGGGCCACGACTCCTGCCAG ATGGACTCCGGGGGCCCCCTCGTGTGCAGATGGAAGTGCACCTGGATCCAAGTGGGGGTCGTGAGCTGGGGCTATGGCTGCGGTTACAACCTCCCTGGGGTGTATGCCCGCGTGACGAGCTACGTGTCCTGGATCCACCAGCACATCCCTCTGTCCCCCGGACCCTAG